CAGATTGCTCTGTCATCACAGAGTTTCCACGCGCTTCACAGCAGCTGTATCTGCTGTGAGGTGTGTGCATCATATGTGAGGCCGCGAGTTACGCGCCTGGTGGTGCTCGGGCGGTCCGCGGCGGCGGGGTCGGTTGGCCCGCGGGTCGGACTGCGCGGTCCGTGGGCGGTCCGGCCTCCGACGGTTGGGGACGGTGTCGGTGAGACCGTGGGTCAGGCCGCGCGGTCCGTGGTTGGCGAACCGGGTCGGCCGGCGCGGGCAGTCCAGTTGCCGTGGTGTCATGCTGAGATCGCTGTCGGGGCGGAATGTTTCGCCGAAGCCGGTTGCGTCCGGGTGCGGTGCTGGGCAGATCGCTCTGCCGTCACAGAGTTTCCACGCGCTTCACAGCAGCTATATTTGCTGTGAGGCGTGTAGATCGTCTGTGCGGCTGCGAGTTTCGCGCCTGACGGTGCTTGGGCGGTCCGGCCGCCGGGGTTGGAGGTGGGGTCGGTTGGCCTGCGGGTCGGTCCGCGCGGTACGCAGTCGGCGAACCGTGTCGGCTGCCGCGGAGGTGAATCAGTCGTGGCCGTTGCATGCTGAGATCGCTGTCGAGGCGGGATGTTTTGCCGAAGCCGGTTGCGTCCGGGTGCAGTGCTGGGCAGATCGCTCTGCCGTCACAGAGTTTCCACGCGTTTCACAGCAGCTGTATCTGCTGTGAGGCGTGTAGATCGTCTGTGAGCCTGCGAGTTTCGCGCCTGACGGTGCTTGGGCGGTGCGGCCGCCGGTGGTTGCGGCGGGGTCCGCTGGACCGGTGGCGTTGTGAGGCTGCGCGTTTCGCGCCTGACGGCGCGCTTAGGCGGTTCGGCTGCCAGTGGTTGTGACCGGGTGGGCCGGAGCGCGTTCGGCCTGTGCGGTACGTGGTCGGCGAATCGGGCCGCCCGCCGCGAGGCAGTCCAGTCGCCGTAGCGGCAGTCCGGGTGACCCAACCGGGGTCCGGGGATCACCGTTCGACCCCCAGGGCTGCGCGGGCGATGGCGTCGGTGTCGGCGAGGGTCACCGAGTTGACGCCGGGGCGGGCGCCTGCGGCGGTGACCCAGCGCACCGACTCGGTGGGTACGCCGCAGGCGAAGCGGCGGGGATGGCCGTGACCCTGTGCGTCCAGCACCGCGTGCGAACCCGCCATGACGTCCAGGCCGCCGGTCGGGTAGTCGTCGCGGTCCGGATCGGGCACCGTGTGGGCGCGTACCTCGTTGCGTTGAAAAAGGTTGCGCAGCAGGGTGTCTCCGGTCCGGGGCAGGTCGGGTGCGGGCAGAAACGCGTCGATCAGCGTGCGCGCGGATGTCGCCGAGCCGGCGACCCTCGGCGAATCGGCGACGAAACAGCCGAGCGTCGGATCTACTCGGACCCGCATTCCCGGGCCGACGACGCGGACGATGCCCGCGCGGATGAGCGCTGCCAGCTCGGCGATCCGATGCGCGGGCGGTCCGATGGACAGGAAGGCGTTCAGCGGCGTGTACCACCGATCGAGGTCGTCACGGTAGGAACCGCCGGTGATGCCGCCGTAGTCGACGATCAGCCGGACCTCGTTGCGCAGATCCCGCAGAACATCCAGCGCCGCTTTGACCGGGCCGCGGACGTTGCCGAGTTGGGCATGTCGGACGTCCGCGTCCAGGTAGCCGAGCAGCCACGATCGGAAATCCGTGGAATCGTCGAAGAGACGGCCGCCGGTGGGGTCGGCGATCACCGCCCAATCCCACCGCTGGGCGCGGGGGATGTTAAACCGATCCAGGATGTGAGCGGCGTCCGATGCGGTGGGCGCGTGCAGATAGCGGTGCCGGAACTCGCGGAGTTCGCGGGCACTGACCCGGTCGGCGATCGACGCGGTGTAGTACACCGATTCGACCTCGCGAGCGATCAGCGGCCAGACGTCGCGGCGAAACGACAGGTCGCCGAATTGTTTTGCTCTGGCACGGATTTCGGCGATTCGCTGGGCGTCGAGCAACTGTGGTTCGTAGCGGCCGTCGACCCCCTTCTGGTTCTCGCCACGCGCGTGGTGGGGCACACCGCGCCGGCACCCCGCGATGATCAACGGCTCGCTGCCGGACGGGATATATTCCAGCGGTCCGCGGGTCTGTTTGAAACAGCCGCCGCGTCCCGCGGTCAGCAGGGTCAGGTAGTCGAAGAAGGTGAGGCCGAGACCGCGCACGAGCACGGGCTCGCGGGCCCGTATCGAGTCGACGTCGACATCGGACGCGTTGGCGGGCGCGAAATAGGTCAGGCCCGAAGTTCGTGCGGCGTGCGCTATTTCGGGACTGTTCGTCCCGGCCAGCGGCAGGTGGCCCTGCGTGAGTACGACGGCGTGCAAGCCGCGCAGGTATTCGCCGCTGCTCAGCCGGAGTTCCTGGAGTCCGGAGGGTTCGTCGCGCAGGTCCAGCGCGGTGGCGGTGATTTCCTGCGCGTGCGCGACACGGCTATATCGGTCCCGAATCTGCTCGTAACTCCAGCGCAGATAATATCCGTAACCGGCTCGGGTGGGATAAGTATCCGGGCCGAGCGCGCGGAGCCGCGTGTAGATATTATCCGGTAACTCGGCGAAATTGCCGACTTTGTCCAGGAAACTCGCCCATTCGTAGAGGCTGGGACCGGGCTCGACCGGTCCCGCCATCTCCACCGAGGCGTCGGTGAACACGGTGACCTGCGAGGCGACCGTGTTCATCAGCAGATCACCGGGCTGATCCGTGCGCCAGACAGTGCCCGTCCCGACCTTGGTCGAATCGACGAGAAATACTTCGATGCCGCCAGATTCGCCCGCGACACGCGCATTGGCGCATATTCGCTCGAAAACACTCAACCCGCGTGGTCCGACCCCGACTATGGCAATCCGCAGGGCCGGTCCCGACCTTTCGGCATTCGAACAGTCTGGAGTAGCCGGTGAAATCAATGCTCCGCCCCCCGGAACAAATAAAGTCGGTGCCGCGCAATTGGGCGACGAATTCGATGCTATTCAGCCCGCGGGCGAAGCGTCAACGGGGCAGCGACGGGCTGCCCGTGCCGAGCGGCTCGTGGAGCGGTGTGCTTGCCCGGCTCGGCACAGTATGCGGCCGAACGCGCTATCCTCCTGTGTACGAGGAGGTTTCATGACGCCGACTGCCCAGATCTTGCTGAAGCCGCAGCGTAAGCCGAGTCGGTACGTCGACCTCGTCGGCGCGCTGCTGCTCTGCGCGGGCGCCTTCCTCTTCGGCATGTGCCTGTCGTTCATGGTCGGCATGCTCGGTGCGCCCGGCGGGCAGGCCAGCGACTGCACGGGCACCTGCCGCACCTACGCCGACGCAGGCGTCTACCTGATGGGTTACGGGACATGCGTTCTGGAGCTGGTGGTACTCGCGCTGATGGTCCGGAGCTGGCGGCGTGGTCGCCTCGTCTCGGCATGGCCGATGTGGTCGTTCCCGGCCCTGGTCGTCCTGGCCGCCGTCAGCGTCTTCCTCGTCTTCTTCGGCCCGGCCTTCCCCGGCGACTTCCTGCCGGCGACCCCCGACTACCTGCCCTCCCTGAGTTGAAGTTCCAACCACCCGAGCCGCTGCCACGCGAATGGGTAACCAAAGCTGGGGCAGGTCAAGGAATCAACCAAACCGGGGCAGCCCCTTTCACTCGCATCGTGTGACCTCGTGCTGCAACGGCAATGGTGCGTTCGGCGGCCTGAGACGGTCTCGGCCCATTGATTTACCGGGCGCGCCGGATGGAACCGGGCGAAATGCGGCTACCTACATTGCGCTGAGTGTGTGCGCCGGTGAGGTAACAGCGGTTATGTCGGTGGGTGTTCGAGTTGGTGGAGGCCGGTTTTGGTGGCAGCCAGCATGCCGGTGTGATGGGCGCACGCCAGTGCGTTGACCGCACCGATGGTGGTATCGGCTGTTTTGGGTGCGCCGGTGTTTGCGTCGAGCCAGATAATGCCGGTGTCGAGTCCTATTGCGAGCGAGGCTCCGTCGAGGGTGAAGCACAGTGCTGCCGGATAGACCTCGCCAGGTCGTCCAGCAGTGCCGTTATCGATGTGACGGCGCCAGACGAGGGTTCCGGTCGTGGTGTCGATCACGACCACCACGCCGCGATATTCGGAGGGATTGCGGCGCTCCACGGCGCCGCGGTAGACCCAGATGGCGACTCGGCGGCCGTCGGGTGTGAACGCGACGGCGGAGGGAATGTTGCGGCCTCCGGCCTGTGGTATCCCGTCCGGTCCGTAATCGAATCCGTATTCGATGGTGCCGTCCGCTGCCACGGTCAGCATGGTGTGCCACCACCTGCCCTGCATAGTGTTGGCGACTCCCACCCGGCGACCGTCGGGGGAGAACTGAGGTAGCGATGCCCAGTCGCCGAAGTAGTAATGATCGCCTTCGTGAGGTACCTCGTGGTGGACTCCGTGTTCGACGTCCACGATGATCAGGCGTTCGCACGACGCCACAGCCAGCAGTCGGCCCTCGGGTGACCAAGCGACGTCCATGCCGCCGGAGTCCAGGAACCGCGCAGGCAACTCTGTCACCGAGTCCAGGTTCCCCCAGCTTCTCAGCTCGACCGAGGTGTCGGTGACGAAGGCGAGCGTCTTTCCTGAGACCGAGCCGTATGGGCCACGCCGTAGCTCTGTTCCCGCGAGCGCCAAGAGCGCGATCGGTTCGATGGCCGGTGCCAGCCGCCAGACGATAAGCGCCGACCCAGAGCGCATCGTCGTCGCCGCTTGTCGAAGGTTCGGGTGGATGGCGAGACCTTCCTGTGCGCCGCCCATCACTTCGGGCAGTGCGAGGCCCGCCGCTGTCGCCCAGGACATTTCACGATCCACCGACAAGATTATACCGACTCGAAGGTACTGTCCCGCAAAACATTCCAGCGTTCACCGGCCGGGAGTCCCTGTGCGGTCGTTACGACACAACTCGAACGGTTGGTGACCCGCCATCTGACAACGTTCGAGTACGTCGAGCGATTTTCGGTAGGCGTCGTGCCAGTGCATGGTTGCACTCAGAATCTGCCGATCCGATAGGCAACCTCTCATGTCAAGCACCTTGGTCAAGGCCAGTTACGACATACGCTGTAGTCGGCTGACGCTTGGGATCACCGCAGCTTCGTCGCTGCCTGGGAGAATCGTTCGCGTCGTCCAGGCAGCGATATTTCGCAGCCGTTGCGTGACGCGTCCCGTCTGCGCAGACGCAAGGTCAAGCCTCGGATCATCGAACGGGATCGCCTGGCCGCCCTACGAGCTCAACTTCGGGAGTGGCTGGCGGGGAACGAGATTCCGGGAACTCCCGCGTATACGCATGGCCCGAAGCGGGATCGGCTCGTGCTCGATGTCGCGGATCTGGTCCTCGGTTCCGGCGTGCGTCCGGGCGAGGCGCTGGCGGCGTCCTGGGATCAGTTCGATCTCGAAGCCGAACCGGCGACGTTCACGGTGTCGGCGTCTGTTGTCAGGCTGAAGGGTAAGGGGCTGTTTCGGCAGGAGTGGGCGAAAACCGATGCCGGGCATCGGATCGTTGCGCTGCCAGAGTTCACGATCCAGATGTTGAAGCGGTTGCGAGACGACCCGACACACGGGCGGATGTGTGAGGTGAAGGCGCTGCAGGAGGAGGGCGGCAGCGTGGTGGAGGTGGAAGACACGGTGCCGCTTGTGTTTCCGGGCCGGGGTGGAGTTCTTCGTGATCCGCACAACTTCAACCGGACATGGCGGGACGCGCGGGGCACCCTGTGCAAGGACGTGACGCAGTACACGTTTCCGGAAGGCAGCGGCGACGCTGATCGCCGAGGCGTCGGATGCGAAGACCGCCGCCTAGCAGTTGGGGCACTCGCGCGAGGGGATCACCGAGCGGCACTACATCGCGTCACCCGAGCAGACCCGGACTCGTCGGCGGTGCTGGAGCTGGGTTTCGGTGGGGACAGCTGACGAACACGGCTGGGCGCGCGAATTTTTGGGATATTTTTGGGAACGGCCCGACTCACCCGGTCAAACAAACATGGCCCCTGACCTGTAATACCAGGTCAGGGGCCATGTTATGGTGCGCCATCAGGGACTCGAACCCCGAACCCGCTGATTAAGAGTCAGCTGCTCTGCCAATTGAGCTAATGGCGCTTGCTCCGTGTTCCGGTGCGTGAGAAACCTTAACAGGCCGAGGGCGCAGATGTGAAATCGCGCTCTGACCGGCGCGGATGGGTGCGTCGGTTGCCGTGTTAACAACGGAGGGGTCGGTTCGGATCTATCCCGTGTAACACCACTGTGTCGACGCGGGATTCGCGTTGGTGCGAGCCCTTCGGACTGGCAGAATGTCCGAATGTGGTCTCGACCGTTCCGCAGACACGGCGGGTTGAGCTGTAGCGGGCGGGATCGACTTGAAACGGGGTTGAAGATGAGCGTTGGACGAGGTCGGCGTCGGTGGATCCGACATATCAGCGGGCCTGTTGCTGTGCTGGCGGTGGCGGCGTTGGCCCTGTCGGGCTGCTCCTCGTCGAGTACGACGGACTCGTCCACGGTCATGATCGACCGTAATCCGCTGCTGGAGTTGATCAAGCCGAAGCTGATGTCCCCGGTCAAGGACGGCGATGTCGGGGTGTCGCCGGGCGTGCCGCTGGCTTTCCATGTCGAAGACGGCCGGTTCACGAATGTGACGTTGGTCAACGCGCAGGACAAGCCGGTGGCGGGCAAGCTGGCCGCGGACGGCCGCTCGTGGGAGACCACCGAGGTGCTCGGTTACGGCAAAACCTACCGGTTGAAGGCGGATGCGATCGGTCTCGGCGGTGCCAATTCGGCGACGTTGAGTTTCACCACCAGTTCCCCGGACAGCCAGACCAAGCCGTATCTGCTGCCCGGCGAGGGCGAGGTGGTCGGCATCGGCCAGCCGGTGGCGGTGCAGTTCGACGAGAACATTCCCGACCGCAAGGCCGCCCAGGATGCGATCAAAATCACCACCGAGCCTGCGGTGGAGGGCGCGTTCTACTGGGTGAACAATCGTGAGGTCCGGTGGCGGCCGGAGAACTTCTGGGCACCGGGGACCAAGGTCACCATCAACGTGAACGTCTATGGGCGTGACCTCGGCAACGGCCTGTTCGGGCAGGACAACATCCAGTCGTTCTTCACCATCGGCGATGCCACGATTTTCACCGCCGACGACAACACCAAGCAGGTGGTGGTCGAACAGAACGGCCAGGTGATCAAGACCATGCCGACCTCGATGGGCAAGAACAGCACGCCCACCGACAACGGCGTCTACATCGTGGGCGACCGGTTCGACAAGATGATCATGGACTCGTCGACCTACGGCGTGGCGGTGAACTCACCGGACGGATACAAGACGCCGGTCGACTACGCGACCCGAATCTCCTACAGCGGCATCTTCTTCCACTCCGCACCGTGGTCGGTCGGGCAGCAGGGCTACAGCAACACCAGTCATGGCTGTCTGAACCTCAGCCCCGCCAACGCGCAGTGGGTGTACCAGAACGCCAAGCGCGGCGACATCACCATCATCAAGAACACGGTCGGCGGCACGCTTTCCGGCACCGACGGACTCGGGGACTGGAACATCCCGTGGCCGGTGTGGAAGGCGGGCAACGCGGACCGCGGTTAGCCATCACGTTCGTGCGGGCCATCGGTGTGAATCGGTGGCCCGCACGCTATTTGGCGTCGAAATAGCATTCGACGATCGCCGTGGTGAAGGGAAAGCGGACCGGCGTGGGACCGAACGTGATGCGCCCCGCGTTCTCGGCGGCGGTGGTGATCGCGGCGGCGACCGTGTCGGCTTCCTCGGCCGGGCAGTGCACGATGACCTCGTCGTGCTGGAAGAAGACGAGTTCGGCACGCAGCCCGGCGTGCGACATCGCGTGGCGTAGGCCGGCGAGCAGCAGCAGGGCCCAGTCGGCGGCGCTGCCCTGCACGACGAAGTTCCTGGTGAACCGGCCACGGGCGCGGGCCGCGGAGGTGCCGAACCCGCGGAACTCCTCTTCGTCGTGGGTCGGCTCGACCTCGGGTGCGGTGACCGGCGGACAGGTGCGGCCCAGCCAGGTACGCACCAGACGACCCTCCTCGCCGGCGTGCGCGGCGTCGTCGACATAGGCCATGGCGGCCGGATAGCGGCGGCGGAGTTCGGTCACGTGTGTGAGTGCGTCCCCGGAGGTCTGGCCGTACATCGCACCCAGCATGGCGATCTTGGCTTGGTCGCGTTCGCCGCCGAACGCGTGGGCGGCGAGATCCGCGTACAGGTCGTCGCCGCGACCGGCGAGTTCCATCAGCCCGGGATCGCGCGATACCGCGGCGAGCACGCGCGGCTCCATCTGGGCGGCGTCGGCGACCACCAGCCGCCAGCCGGGATCCGCGCGAATGGCCTGGCGGATCACCTTCGGAATCTGCAACGCGCCACCGCCGTTGGTGGTCCACCGGCCGGAAACCGTGCCGCCGGGCAGATATTCGGGCCGGAATCGGCCGTCGTGTACCCACTGTTCCAGCCAGGACCAGCCGTTCGCGGTGTGCAGCCGGTAGAGCGACTTGTACGCCAGCAGCGGCGCCACCGCAGGATGATCGATCCGCTGGAGTTCCCATTTCCGCGTGGACGACAGTGAAATCCCCACGCGGGCAAAAGCTCTGACGATGTCCTGGGGCAGGTCCGGGCGGACCCGCACGCCGTTGCCGAACGCGCGGGACACCTCGTCGGCCAGTTCCGCCATCCGCCGCGGCTCCAGCCCGCCCGGAAAGCGTTCGCCCAGTAGGTTGTCCAGCAATTCGCGATGGACATCCGCGCGCCAGGGGATGCCCGCCAGGTTGAGTTCCGTGGCCACCAGCATGCCCGCCGATTCGGCGGCGAGCAGCAGGCGCATGCGGTCCGGGTGTTCGGTCTGCGCGGTCCGGGCCACCTGTGCCGCGTAAACCTCCAGCAGCGCGGTGAATTCGTCGACGCCGGGCGGCAGCGGCGCCGGGCCGGAATCGAACAGTGACGGCTGCGTCTCGGCGGCCCGGAGCGGGGCGTCCGGCGGCACGGGCAGGTTGTGCAGGCGGGCCCACGCGGCCGCGAGCGAGCGGGCTTGACCCGATTGGCCTTGCTCGTGGCCGATCAGCAGGGACTCGGCGGCCTGCACGTCGTAGCAGCGT
This genomic stretch from Nocardia brasiliensis ATCC 700358 harbors:
- a CDS encoding FAD/NAD(P)-binding protein, with product MISPATPDCSNAERSGPALRIAIVGVGPRGLSVFERICANARVAGESGGIEVFLVDSTKVGTGTVWRTDQPGDLLMNTVASQVTVFTDASVEMAGPVEPGPSLYEWASFLDKVGNFAELPDNIYTRLRALGPDTYPTRAGYGYYLRWSYEQIRDRYSRVAHAQEITATALDLRDEPSGLQELRLSSGEYLRGLHAVVLTQGHLPLAGTNSPEIAHAARTSGLTYFAPANASDVDVDSIRAREPVLVRGLGLTFFDYLTLLTAGRGGCFKQTRGPLEYIPSGSEPLIIAGCRRGVPHHARGENQKGVDGRYEPQLLDAQRIAEIRARAKQFGDLSFRRDVWPLIAREVESVYYTASIADRVSARELREFRHRYLHAPTASDAAHILDRFNIPRAQRWDWAVIADPTGGRLFDDSTDFRSWLLGYLDADVRHAQLGNVRGPVKAALDVLRDLRNEVRLIVDYGGITGGSYRDDLDRWYTPLNAFLSIGPPAHRIAELAALIRAGIVRVVGPGMRVRVDPTLGCFVADSPRVAGSATSARTLIDAFLPAPDLPRTGDTLLRNLFQRNEVRAHTVPDPDRDDYPTGGLDVMAGSHAVLDAQGHGHPRRFACGVPTESVRWVTAAGARPGVNSVTLADTDAIARAALGVER
- a CDS encoding WD40 repeat domain-containing protein, which encodes MDREMSWATAAGLALPEVMGGAQEGLAIHPNLRQAATTMRSGSALIVWRLAPAIEPIALLALAGTELRRGPYGSVSGKTLAFVTDTSVELRSWGNLDSVTELPARFLDSGGMDVAWSPEGRLLAVASCERLIIVDVEHGVHHEVPHEGDHYYFGDWASLPQFSPDGRRVGVANTMQGRWWHTMLTVAADGTIEYGFDYGPDGIPQAGGRNIPSAVAFTPDGRRVAIWVYRGAVERRNPSEYRGVVVVIDTTTGTLVWRRHIDNGTAGRPGEVYPAALCFTLDGASLAIGLDTGIIWLDANTGAPKTADTTIGAVNALACAHHTGMLAATKTGLHQLEHPPT
- a CDS encoding integrase, which gives rise to MLDVADLVLGSGVRPGEALAASWDQFDLEAEPATFTVSASVVRLKGKGLFRQEWAKTDAGHRIVALPEFTIQMLKRLRDDPTHGRMCEVKALQEEGGSVVEVEDTVPLVFPGRGGVLRDPHNFNRTWRDARGTLCKDVTQYTFPEGSGDADRRGVGCEDRRLAVGALARGDHRAALHRVTRADPDSSAVLELGFGGDS
- a CDS encoding L,D-transpeptidase, with protein sequence MSVGRGRRRWIRHISGPVAVLAVAALALSGCSSSSTTDSSTVMIDRNPLLELIKPKLMSPVKDGDVGVSPGVPLAFHVEDGRFTNVTLVNAQDKPVAGKLAADGRSWETTEVLGYGKTYRLKADAIGLGGANSATLSFTTSSPDSQTKPYLLPGEGEVVGIGQPVAVQFDENIPDRKAAQDAIKITTEPAVEGAFYWVNNREVRWRPENFWAPGTKVTINVNVYGRDLGNGLFGQDNIQSFFTIGDATIFTADDNTKQVVVEQNGQVIKTMPTSMGKNSTPTDNGVYIVGDRFDKMIMDSSTYGVAVNSPDGYKTPVDYATRISYSGIFFHSAPWSVGQQGYSNTSHGCLNLSPANAQWVYQNAKRGDITIIKNTVGGTLSGTDGLGDWNIPWPVWKAGNADRG
- a CDS encoding bifunctional 3'-5' exonuclease/DNA polymerase encodes the protein MRWAVAETGDGGARLCPLDQEGRPAGPVLNEPSLAAAVRSRPEVERWVWRSTTDIYRPLLAAGVRVERCYDVQAAESLLIGHEQGQSGQARSLAAAWARLHNLPVPPDAPLRAAETQPSLFDSGPAPLPPGVDEFTALLEVYAAQVARTAQTEHPDRMRLLLAAESAGMLVATELNLAGIPWRADVHRELLDNLLGERFPGGLEPRRMAELADEVSRAFGNGVRVRPDLPQDIVRAFARVGISLSSTRKWELQRIDHPAVAPLLAYKSLYRLHTANGWSWLEQWVHDGRFRPEYLPGGTVSGRWTTNGGGALQIPKVIRQAIRADPGWRLVVADAAQMEPRVLAAVSRDPGLMELAGRGDDLYADLAAHAFGGERDQAKIAMLGAMYGQTSGDALTHVTELRRRYPAAMAYVDDAAHAGEEGRLVRTWLGRTCPPVTAPEVEPTHDEEEFRGFGTSAARARGRFTRNFVVQGSAADWALLLLAGLRHAMSHAGLRAELVFFQHDEVIVHCPAEEADTVAAAITTAAENAGRITFGPTPVRFPFTTAIVECYFDAK